GGTAACATTGGCCTTCAGAGGAAGCGTTCTCGATCCCGTTTGTGGTTCCTTTACGCTGCAGGCGGCACCCGAGGAGGGATGGTACAGGCGTGGCTGACTGGTTTCGCAGAGGCGGCGGTCCGGACGAGAAGTCGATCCGGGAAGCGCTGAAGGACGTTCGCGACCCGGAGATCGGGCGCGACCTGGTCTCGCTCAACATGGTCCGCGGCGTGGAGATCAGGGGCGGCAGGGTGAAGGTGGGGATTGCGCTCACCACCGCCGGCTGCCCCCTCAAGCACCGCATCACCCAGGACGTCCGCGACCGCCTCATGATGATCGAGGGCGTCCGGGAGGTCGAGGTGGACTTCGGGGTGATGACCGACCAGGACCGCCAGAACCTCATGAGCGCCCTCCACGGCGGGAGGGCCGAGATCGCCCCGGCCTTCCGCGACGAGTCCAAGACCCGCATCATCGCGGTCGTGAGCGGCAAGGGCGGGGTCGGCAAGAGCACCGTGGCGGTCAACCTCGCGGCGGCGCTGGATCGGGCCGGGCATTCCGTGGAGATCCTGGACGCCGATGTGCACGGGGCGTCGGTGCCGGTGATGCTCGGTGCGCTGGAGAAACCCAACGTGGTGGATGGCGTCATCTTCCCCGTGGAGTCTCCGGCGGGGCTTAAGTTCATCTCCATGGGCAACTTCGTGGGCGAGGGGCAGGCGATAATCTGGCGCGCCCCGATCGTGAACAAGGCGCTAACCCAGCTGATGCGCGACGTCTACTGGGACGAGCCGGACTTCATCATCGTGGACATGCCCCCCGGCACCGGGGACGTGGCCCTCACGGTGGCGCAGATGATCCCGAAGGCCGAGGCGCTCGTCGTGACGACCCCGCAGGCCGACGCCGCCCGCGTCGCGGTGAAGGCCGGCAGGATGGCCGTCCAGGCGCACCTGCGGGTCATAGGCGTGGTGGAGAACATGAGCTACGCCGAGTGCCCGGAGTGCGGGCACGAGATGAGGATCTTCGGCGGCGACGGCGGCGAGCGGGTCGCCGCGGAGCTCGGCTCGCGCATCCTCGGGCGCATCCCGATCCTGCCGGATGCGACGGGCGAGCCCGGAAGGTGCCTCTTCGAGGAGGGCAGCTCCCCGGCGCGCGCCTTCGACGGGATCGCGGCGAGCATCGCGGGCATGAAGGTCCGCAAGAGGATCCAGGTCCTCTAGCGCGCCAGGTATACCTGCCCGGGGAAGCCGGAGAAGCGCGTCCTAACCACCTGGACTCCGTCCTGGTTGACGAGGATCGGCGCCGCATGGAGTGCGGCGCCGATCCTCGTCTTTCTCCAGCCCCGTAACGGTGCAGGTGGCCGTATCGTCCACGTAGACGGGCGCGACGTACTCGAAGTGCATCTCGGTGGCGAGGAAGCCGAGCATGCCGCCGATGTAGGTTCTCCGGGATAGTCCTGCGGCCGTACAGGCTCTCTCCGGCGAAAGCCTCGTCCTGATGGTAAGGGTTGTAGTTCCCCGTGACGCCTCAGAAGAGGGCGACGTCACCTTCGGTGAAGGTTCGTCGGTAGGTGAACGTCTGCCCGGCGCTCACAGCGTCGAACGCTTCCTTCAGGCGCCGCTTGAAACCCGGGGTCGCCTCGGGCACGGGGCCATCAGCCGATCAGGCCGAGCTGCTTGACGGCGTCGCGCTCCTCTTTGAGCTCGCCGACGGTGATCTCGAGCTTGGAGCGGGCGAAGTCCCCGACCTCGAGTCCTTCGGCGATCTCGTACTCGCCGCCGCCCGAGAGGCGCACCGGGAAGGAGGAGACGAGGCCCTCTTCGACGCCGTACTCGCCGTTCGAGGCGACGGCCATCGAGTGGAGGCTGTCGGCGCCGAGCATCCAGTCGCGCACGTGGTCTATCGCCGCGTTCGCCGCCGAGGCCGCCGAGGAGGCGCCGCGGGCCTCGATGATCTCCGCGCCGCGCTTGCCGACGCGCGGGATGTACTCGTTCTCGTACCACTCCATCTCCACCAGGTCCACGGCCCGCTGGCCCTTCACCCTGGCGTTGAAGAGGTCCGGGAACATCGTCGGCGAGTGGTTGCCCCACACGACGAGGTCCCGGATGTCCTCGACGCCCACGTTCAGCTTCTGGGCGAGCATGGAGACGGCGCGGTTCTCGTCGAGGCGGGTCATCGCGCTGAAGCGCTCGCGGGGGACGTCCGGGGCGTTGTTCATCGCGATCAGGCAGTTGGTGTTCGCCGGGTTGCCGACGACCAGCACGCGCACGTCGTCGGCGGCGTGGTCGTTTATGGCCTGGCCCTGGGGCTTGAAGATCTGACCGTTCGCCTCCAGCAGGTCGGCGCGCTCCATCCCCCTCTGCCGCGGCCGGGCGCCGATGAGCAGGCAGACGTTCGCCCCGTCGAAGGCCTCCTTCGGGTCGGCGGTGATGTCTATGGACTCGAGCAGGGGGAAGGCGCAGTCGTAGAGCTCCATCGCGGTCCCCTCGGCGGCCTTGAGCGCCGGTTCGATCTCCAGCAGCTTCAGCCGCAGCTTCTCGTCGGGGCCGAGCATCTGGCCCGAGGCTATCCTGAACAGTATCGCGTACCCGATGGCACCGGCGGCACCGGTGACGGTGACGGTCTTCGACACTGGTATATGCCTCCTCGTTCTCGTTGCCGGCGGACCGCGCTGGCGCGGCCCCATGGTCTCTTCTGTGATCCTAAAAACCCATGATAAGTGAATTCCCGCCGCTTTGCCGCCGGGCGGCTTGCATTAAAATCTCCGCCCGGAGAACCAGGAAACGTTGAGTTGCGAGGAGGGCGTTTGGACGTAGCGCGGGCCATAGAGACGCGGCAGAGCGTCGTGAAGGTGAAGCAGGATCCGGTCCCCAGGGAGATGATCGAGCGGATCCTCGAGAGCGCGGTGCACGCGCCGAACCACAGGATCACCGAACCCTGGCGCTTTCACGTCTTCACCGGCCGGGGCCGGGGAAAGTTCGCCCGGGCGCGCGCGGAGACCGCCCGCCTGCTGGCCGAGGCGGAGGGGGAGGAGGAGTCGCTGGCGCGTGGCAGGATCAGCCGCGAGCGCAAGAAGGCCTTCCGCGCCCCCGTGGTCATAGCCGTGATCTCGCTCGCGGGCCGCGACGAGGTGGAGACGAAGGAGAACTACGCCGCCTGCTGCGCCGCCGTGCAGAACATGCTGCTCACCGCCCACGCCCTGGGGCTCGGTGCGATCTGGCGCACCGGTCCCGTCGCCTACCACGAGAACATGCGCCGCTTCTTCGGCCTCCGAGACGGCGATTCCATCGTGGGCTACCT
The Rubrobacter xylanophilus genome window above contains:
- a CDS encoding Mrp/NBP35 family ATP-binding protein yields the protein MADWFRRGGGPDEKSIREALKDVRDPEIGRDLVSLNMVRGVEIRGGRVKVGIALTTAGCPLKHRITQDVRDRLMMIEGVREVEVDFGVMTDQDRQNLMSALHGGRAEIAPAFRDESKTRIIAVVSGKGGVGKSTVAVNLAAALDRAGHSVEILDADVHGASVPVMLGALEKPNVVDGVIFPVESPAGLKFISMGNFVGEGQAIIWRAPIVNKALTQLMRDVYWDEPDFIIVDMPPGTGDVALTVAQMIPKAEALVVTTPQADAARVAVKAGRMAVQAHLRVIGVVENMSYAECPECGHEMRIFGGDGGERVAAELGSRILGRIPILPDATGEPGRCLFEEGSSPARAFDGIAASIAGMKVRKRIQVL
- a CDS encoding malate dehydrogenase, with translation MSKTVTVTGAAGAIGYAILFRIASGQMLGPDEKLRLKLLEIEPALKAAEGTAMELYDCAFPLLESIDITADPKEAFDGANVCLLIGARPRQRGMERADLLEANGQIFKPQGQAINDHAADDVRVLVVGNPANTNCLIAMNNAPDVPRERFSAMTRLDENRAVSMLAQKLNVGVEDIRDLVVWGNHSPTMFPDLFNARVKGQRAVDLVEMEWYENEYIPRVGKRGAEIIEARGASSAASAANAAIDHVRDWMLGADSLHSMAVASNGEYGVEEGLVSSFPVRLSGGGEYEIAEGLEVGDFARSKLEITVGELKEERDAVKQLGLIG
- a CDS encoding nitroreductase family protein is translated as MDVARAIETRQSVVKVKQDPVPREMIERILESAVHAPNHRITEPWRFHVFTGRGRGKFARARAETARLLAEAEGEEESLARGRISRERKKAFRAPVVIAVISLAGRDEVETKENYAACCAAVQNMLLTAHALGLGAIWRTGPVAYHENMRRFFGLRDGDSIVGYLYVGYPDMGERARRRRPASEFTVWHEG